From a region of the Mercurialis annua linkage group LG1-X, ddMerAnnu1.2, whole genome shotgun sequence genome:
- the LOC126677081 gene encoding uncharacterized protein LOC126677081, producing MATFHDIDTVKAEKADAMRRYKRHRILTLCLNSAVTFALLSCFFIAFFPLLRDVASSLNVSALNKPLFIFILINSLVFLIYNFSSDQKSDAVCGRDNLYDQYVSLSSSRRTAPSDEKKQLVVSPEPENNQSEDQIIYCDKQIVHCENASANHGNPMRDLKVMETDATSVDDTEEKRFKRTQSEKYETEKKKKKRSSQRRVLRRSETEINGREMVVVNCGGDRRQRKSIKDMNNEEFNLTIESFIASKKKSLRDEHFAVSIQEESISAITCV from the coding sequence ATGGCTACTTTTCATGATATTGACACTGTTAAAGCAGAGAAAGCCGATGCTATGAGACGATATAAAAGACACAGAATCTTAACACTCTGTTTAAACTCCGCCGTCACTTTCGCTCTTCTAAGCTGCTTCTTCATCGCCTTCTTCCCTTTGCTTCGCGACGTGGCGTCGTCACTTAACGTTTCCGCTTTAAACAAACCTTTATTCATTTTCATCCTCATAAACTCCCTGGTTTTTCTTATATATAATTTCTCTTCCGACCAAAAATCCGACGCTGTTTGCGGTCGTGATAATCTTTACGATCAGTATGTCTCCTTATCATCTTCTCGCCGGACAGCACCGTCTGATGAGAAAAAACAACTTGTCGTCTCGCCGGAACCGGAGAATAATCAATCGGAAGATCAGATTATCTATTGTGACAAACAGATTGTTCATTGCGAGAATGCTTCTGCTAATCATGGCAATCCAATGCGTGATCTTAAGGTTATGGAAACTGATGCTACTAGCGTTGATGATACAGAGGAGAAGCGGTTTAAGAGGACGCAATCGGAGAAGTATGAgacggagaagaagaagaagaaaaggagcAGTCAACGCCGAGTCTTGCGGCGGTCAGAGACAGAGATTAATGGAAGAGAGATGGTGGTGGTTAACTGTGGCGGTGATCGGAGACAGAGGAAGTCTATTAAGGATATGAATAATGAAGAATTTAACCTGACAATTGAGAGTTTTATCGCTAGTAAAAAGAAGAGCTTAAGAGATGAACATTTTGCAGTTTCGATTCAAGAAGAGTCCATTTCTGCTATTACATGCGTGTGA